The following are encoded in a window of Carassius auratus strain Wakin chromosome 6, ASM336829v1, whole genome shotgun sequence genomic DNA:
- the LOC113093118 gene encoding plakophilin-4-like isoform X4 has product MPTPRQSPVEEREVLSGEGRSNNNNMATDATTTNLLASVKEQELQFERLTRELEEERQIVANQLERCRLGAESPDAPSDSSSEKSLLWRSAGSAPNSRSSTQMNSYSDSGYQEVSGYYSNTVTPRRSEGRSQSTSSAPTGSPTLAMSSRAEGQASAQVGSSVRVMRRVSSVPSRAPSPLYTSSPPASRQPLRTSLGSPYGSPIVSEPRPLPSIFPGTTLPPASSHAPEPVHSSYLGRHGNGTGSESGSPTLLRAGMTAQPQQYGTLGKHDTHGYDSTHTSFGSRAYDIFERMVLSRPDSLTGLQTSYSQNSQLGQDARSPDCHVTPIYEDRTFQNPLYQSPTHGSQSASSRNNTGFGTLQRTTSQCSTLRYQRGLFSMGSMATHSDTYRPAHYRQSDPNYTRHAAAVDNAVTRSPSIDSVHKDPREFAWRDPELPEVIRMLQHHFPSVQANAAAYIQHLCYGDNRIKAEVCRLGGIRHLVDLLDHKTLEVQRNACGALRNLVYGKATDDNKVCVRNSGGIPALVRLLRKTPDTEVRELVTGVLWNLSSCDSVKMTIARDALGPLTNTVIIPHSGWGAAPQREDQKLKLHSSLVLRNTTGCLRNLSSAGEEARRQMRCCEGLIDSLLYIIKTCVNTSDYDSKIVENCVCTLRNLSYRLELEMPPSRLMGTQDLDTLLGPDSSSKQADYSCWGLRKKKKKRSWQDQQWDGVGSIPGFSGSPKGAEMLWHPSVVKPYLTLLAESSNPATLEGAAGSLQNLSAGTWRFAAYIRAAVRKEKGLPILVELLRMDNDRVVCSVATALRNMALDARNKELIGKYAMRDLVTRLPGNGPSLLSDETVAAVCCALHEVTSRNMENARALAQTGGIDKLVTISRGRGERYSMKVVKAAAQVLNTLWQYRDLRTFYKKDGWNQNHFITPVSTLERDRYRSQPTLPTSNVQMSPVIQSGGSATSSPAMLGIRGHRLNQRRTQSSMQLHNYYGDANRNTSQYTGSGKQSAYFISSYPSPSTEESRRSQHGRLYYPDEGNQSTYDTFGMYLSSPMGYEDPYLDEPVRYPVVSERQVLKPNTNYVDFYSTTRRPSYRTQPYPASPDSWV; this is encoded by the exons CTCTTCTGAGAAGTCTCTTCTGTGGAGATCTGCAG GGTCTGCGCCAAACTCGCGCAGCTCTACTCAAATGAATTCGTACTCGGATAGTGGATACCAGGAGGTGAGTGGTTACTATAGTAACACCGTGACGCCCAGACGATCGGAAGGGAGGTCCCAGTCGACAAGCTCCGCCCCCACTGGAAGCCCCACCCTCGCCATGAGTTCTAGGGCTGAAGGACAGGCCTCAGCACAG GTGGGCAGCAGTGTCCGTGTCATGAGGCGAGTCAGTTCTGTTCCCTCTCGTGCCCCATCCCCACTCTACACCTCATCCCCGCCTGCGTCTCGCCAGCCTCTGCGAACTTCCCTCGGAAGCCCCTATGGCTCACCTATAGTCTCAGAGCCCCGTCCTTTACCTAGTATATTTCCTGGCACCACCTTGCCTCCGGCCTCTAGCCATGCTCCCGAGCCAGTGCACTCCAGCTACTTGGGACGGCATGGAAATGGGACGGGGTCGGAATCTGGATCACCAACGCTCCTGCGGGCCGGTATGACTGCTCAGCCTCAGCAGTACGGGACCCTGGGGAAGCACGATACACATGGATATGACAGCACTCACACTTCCTTTGGGTCTCGGGCCTATGACATCTTTGAGAGGATGGTCCTTTCAAGACCGGATAGCCTTACAG GCTTGCAAACCTCTTATAGTCAGAACAGCCAGCTGGGCCAAGACGCCCGCTCCCCTGACTGCCACGTCACGCCAATCTATGAAGACAGAACCTTCCAGAACCCTCTGTACCAGAGCCCCACGCACGGCTCCCAGAGCGCTAGCTCCAGAAACAATACAG gGTTTGGTACTTTACAAAGGACCACTAGTCAGTGTAGCACTCTGAGGTACCAGCGAGGGTTGTTCTCAATGGGCTCCATGGCAACACATTCTGACACCTATCGTCCTGCGCATTACCGCCAGTCCGACCCAAACTACACCAGACATGCAGCTGCCGTCGACAACGCCGTCACACGCTCGCCTTCCATAGACAGTGTTCACAAAGATCCCAG GGAGTTTGCCTGGAGAGACCCTGAGCTGCCAGAGGTAATCCGAATGCTGCAGCATCACTTCCCTTCAGTCCAGGCCAATGCTGCAGCGTATATACAGCACCTCTGCTACGGAGACAACCGCATAAAGGCAGAG GTGTGTCGACTGGGGGGGATCCGACACCTGGTGGATCTGCTTGACCACAAAACCCTGGAAGTACAGCGGAATGCTTGCGGAGCTCTGCGGAACCTAGTGTACGGAAAAGCCACCGACGATAATAAAGTGTGTGTGAGGAATTCCGGTGGAATCCCAGCTTTGGTTCGTCTGTTGAGAAAAACTCCAGACACTGAAGTGCGAGAGCTCGTAACCG GAGTGTTGTGGAACCTGTCGTCATGTGACTCTGTGAAGATGACGATTGCTCGGGACGCTCTCGGACCACTTACTAACACGGTCATTATCCCTCACTCCGGCTGGGGTGCGGCCCCTCAGCGAGAGGACCAGAAACTCAAACTGCACTCGTCTTTGGTCCTGAGGAACACCACCGGCTGCCTCAG gaacCTGAGCTCAGCTGGAGAAGAGGCCAGAAGGCAGATGCGGTGCTGTGAAGGGCTGATAGATTCCCTTCTCTATATAATCAAAACCTGTGTAAACACCTCTGATTATGACAGCAAG ATTGTGGAAAACTGTGTGTGTACTTTGAGGAACCTGTCATACCGTCTTGAGCTGGAGATGCCTCCGTCTCGGCTGATGGGAACCCAGGATCTGGACACGCTCCTGGGCCCTGACTCCTCCAGTAAACAGGCCGACTACAGCTGCTGGGGGctcagaaagaagaagaagaagaggtcCTGGCAGGATCAGCAG TGGGATGGTGTGGGGTCTATTCCAGGATTTTCTGGAAGTCCAAAGGGGGCAGAGATGCTGTGGCATCCATCTGTGGTTAAACCTTACCTCACTCTGCTGGCGGAGAGCTCAAACCCAGCCACGCTGGAAGGGGCGGCTGGGTCTCTGCAGAATCTCTCCGCCGGAACCTGGAGG TTTGCGGCCTACATCCGTGCTGCTGTACGCAAAGAGAAGGGTTTGCCCATACTGGTGGAGCTACTAAGAATGGATAATGACAGGGTGGTCTGCTCTGTGGCCACTGCTCTACGGAACATGGCTCTGGACGCCAGGAACAAGGAGCTCATTG GAAAATACGCCATGCGGGACCTAGTGACCCGTCTCCCTGGCAATGGGCCGTCCCTGCTGTCAGATGAGACGGTGGCGGCGGTCTGCTGCGCGTTGCACGAGGTCACCAGCAGGAATATGGAGAACGCCCGTGCTCTCGCCCAGACGGGCGGCATCGACAAACTGGTTACAATCAGCAGAGGACGTGGGGAGAG GTACTCCATGAAGGTGGTCAAGGCAGCAGCTCAGGTGCTCAACACTCTGTGGCAGTACAGAGATCTGCGTACCTTCTACAAAAAG GATGGATGGAACCAGAACCACTTCATCACCCCAGTGTCAACACTGGAACGAGACCGCTACCGTTCCCAGCCTACTCTGCCAACCAGCAACGTGCAGATGTCACCTGTCATCCAATCAG GAGGTAGTGCCACCTCTTCCCCTGCAATGTTGGGTATAAGAGGTCATCGCTTAAATCAGCGGAGGACCCAGTCGTCTATGCAACTTCATAATTATTATGGAGACGCCAACAGAAACACAAGTCAGTATACAG GGTCTGGAAAGCAGTCTGCCTATTTTATCAGTTCCTATCCGTCTCCTTCAACCGAGGAGTCCCGCAGATCACAG CATGGCCGGCTCTACTACCCAGATGAGGGAAATCAAAGCACCTATGACACTTTTGGAATGTACCTGTCGTCTCCGATGGGCTACGAGGATCCGTATCTGGATGAGCCGGTTCGTTATCCTGTGGTGAGCGAGAGGCAGGTGCTCAAACCCAATACCAACTACGTGGACTTCTACTCCACCACACGCAGGCCTTCATACAGAACTCAGCCCTACCCGGCCTCACCTGACTCATGGGTGTAG
- the LOC113093118 gene encoding plakophilin-4-like isoform X5: MNSYSDSGYQEVSGYYSNTVTPRRSEGRSQSTSSAPTGSPTLAMSSRAEGQASAQVGSSVRVMRRVSSVPSRAPSPLYTSSPPASRQPLRTSLGSPYGSPIVSEPRPLPSIFPGTTLPPASSHAPEPVHSSYLGRHGNGTGSESGSPTLLRAGMTAQPQQYGTLGKHDTHGYDSTHTSFGSRAYDIFERMVLSRPDSLTGLQTSYSQNSQLGQDARSPDCHVTPIYEDRTFQNPLYQSPTHGSQSASSRNNTGFGTLQRTTSQCSTLRYQRGLFSMGSMATHSDTYRPAHYRQSDPNYTRHAAAVDNAVTRSPSIDSVHKDPREFAWRDPELPEVIRMLQHHFPSVQANAAAYIQHLCYGDNRIKAEVCRLGGIRHLVDLLDHKTLEVQRNACGALRNLVYGKATDDNKVCVRNSGGIPALVRLLRKTPDTEVRELVTGVLWNLSSCDSVKMTIARDALGPLTNTVIIPHSGWGAAPQREDQKLKLHSSLVLRNTTGCLRNLSSAGEEARRQMRCCEGLIDSLLYIIKTCVNTSDYDSKIVENCVCTLRNLSYRLELEMPPSRLMGTQDLDTLLGPDSSSKQADYSCWGLRKKKKKRSWQDQQWDGVGSIPGFSGSPKGAEMLWHPSVVKPYLTLLAESSNPATLEGAAGSLQNLSAGTWRFAAYIRAAVRKEKGLPILVELLRMDNDRVVCSVATALRNMALDARNKELIGKYAMRDLVTRLPGNGPSLLSDETVAAVCCALHEVTSRNMENARALAQTGGIDKLVTISRGRGERYSMKVVKAAAQVLNTLWQYRDLRTFYKKDGWNQNHFITPVSTLERDRYRSQPTLPTSNVQMSPVIQSGGSATSSPAMLGIRGHRLNQRRTQSSMQLHNYYGDANRNTSQYTGSGKQSAYFISSYPSPSTEESRRSQHGRLYYPDEGNQSTYDTFGMYLSSPMGYEDPYLDEPVRYPVVSERQVLKPNTNYVDFYSTTRRPSYRTQPYPASPDSWV; this comes from the exons ATGAATTCGTACTCGGATAGTGGATACCAGGAGGTGAGTGGTTACTATAGTAACACCGTGACGCCCAGACGATCGGAAGGGAGGTCCCAGTCGACAAGCTCCGCCCCCACTGGAAGCCCCACCCTCGCCATGAGTTCTAGGGCTGAAGGACAGGCCTCAGCACAG GTGGGCAGCAGTGTCCGTGTCATGAGGCGAGTCAGTTCTGTTCCCTCTCGTGCCCCATCCCCACTCTACACCTCATCCCCGCCTGCGTCTCGCCAGCCTCTGCGAACTTCCCTCGGAAGCCCCTATGGCTCACCTATAGTCTCAGAGCCCCGTCCTTTACCTAGTATATTTCCTGGCACCACCTTGCCTCCGGCCTCTAGCCATGCTCCCGAGCCAGTGCACTCCAGCTACTTGGGACGGCATGGAAATGGGACGGGGTCGGAATCTGGATCACCAACGCTCCTGCGGGCCGGTATGACTGCTCAGCCTCAGCAGTACGGGACCCTGGGGAAGCACGATACACATGGATATGACAGCACTCACACTTCCTTTGGGTCTCGGGCCTATGACATCTTTGAGAGGATGGTCCTTTCAAGACCGGATAGCCTTACAG GCTTGCAAACCTCTTATAGTCAGAACAGCCAGCTGGGCCAAGACGCCCGCTCCCCTGACTGCCACGTCACGCCAATCTATGAAGACAGAACCTTCCAGAACCCTCTGTACCAGAGCCCCACGCACGGCTCCCAGAGCGCTAGCTCCAGAAACAATACAG gGTTTGGTACTTTACAAAGGACCACTAGTCAGTGTAGCACTCTGAGGTACCAGCGAGGGTTGTTCTCAATGGGCTCCATGGCAACACATTCTGACACCTATCGTCCTGCGCATTACCGCCAGTCCGACCCAAACTACACCAGACATGCAGCTGCCGTCGACAACGCCGTCACACGCTCGCCTTCCATAGACAGTGTTCACAAAGATCCCAG GGAGTTTGCCTGGAGAGACCCTGAGCTGCCAGAGGTAATCCGAATGCTGCAGCATCACTTCCCTTCAGTCCAGGCCAATGCTGCAGCGTATATACAGCACCTCTGCTACGGAGACAACCGCATAAAGGCAGAG GTGTGTCGACTGGGGGGGATCCGACACCTGGTGGATCTGCTTGACCACAAAACCCTGGAAGTACAGCGGAATGCTTGCGGAGCTCTGCGGAACCTAGTGTACGGAAAAGCCACCGACGATAATAAAGTGTGTGTGAGGAATTCCGGTGGAATCCCAGCTTTGGTTCGTCTGTTGAGAAAAACTCCAGACACTGAAGTGCGAGAGCTCGTAACCG GAGTGTTGTGGAACCTGTCGTCATGTGACTCTGTGAAGATGACGATTGCTCGGGACGCTCTCGGACCACTTACTAACACGGTCATTATCCCTCACTCCGGCTGGGGTGCGGCCCCTCAGCGAGAGGACCAGAAACTCAAACTGCACTCGTCTTTGGTCCTGAGGAACACCACCGGCTGCCTCAG gaacCTGAGCTCAGCTGGAGAAGAGGCCAGAAGGCAGATGCGGTGCTGTGAAGGGCTGATAGATTCCCTTCTCTATATAATCAAAACCTGTGTAAACACCTCTGATTATGACAGCAAG ATTGTGGAAAACTGTGTGTGTACTTTGAGGAACCTGTCATACCGTCTTGAGCTGGAGATGCCTCCGTCTCGGCTGATGGGAACCCAGGATCTGGACACGCTCCTGGGCCCTGACTCCTCCAGTAAACAGGCCGACTACAGCTGCTGGGGGctcagaaagaagaagaagaagaggtcCTGGCAGGATCAGCAG TGGGATGGTGTGGGGTCTATTCCAGGATTTTCTGGAAGTCCAAAGGGGGCAGAGATGCTGTGGCATCCATCTGTGGTTAAACCTTACCTCACTCTGCTGGCGGAGAGCTCAAACCCAGCCACGCTGGAAGGGGCGGCTGGGTCTCTGCAGAATCTCTCCGCCGGAACCTGGAGG TTTGCGGCCTACATCCGTGCTGCTGTACGCAAAGAGAAGGGTTTGCCCATACTGGTGGAGCTACTAAGAATGGATAATGACAGGGTGGTCTGCTCTGTGGCCACTGCTCTACGGAACATGGCTCTGGACGCCAGGAACAAGGAGCTCATTG GAAAATACGCCATGCGGGACCTAGTGACCCGTCTCCCTGGCAATGGGCCGTCCCTGCTGTCAGATGAGACGGTGGCGGCGGTCTGCTGCGCGTTGCACGAGGTCACCAGCAGGAATATGGAGAACGCCCGTGCTCTCGCCCAGACGGGCGGCATCGACAAACTGGTTACAATCAGCAGAGGACGTGGGGAGAG GTACTCCATGAAGGTGGTCAAGGCAGCAGCTCAGGTGCTCAACACTCTGTGGCAGTACAGAGATCTGCGTACCTTCTACAAAAAG GATGGATGGAACCAGAACCACTTCATCACCCCAGTGTCAACACTGGAACGAGACCGCTACCGTTCCCAGCCTACTCTGCCAACCAGCAACGTGCAGATGTCACCTGTCATCCAATCAG GAGGTAGTGCCACCTCTTCCCCTGCAATGTTGGGTATAAGAGGTCATCGCTTAAATCAGCGGAGGACCCAGTCGTCTATGCAACTTCATAATTATTATGGAGACGCCAACAGAAACACAAGTCAGTATACAG GGTCTGGAAAGCAGTCTGCCTATTTTATCAGTTCCTATCCGTCTCCTTCAACCGAGGAGTCCCGCAGATCACAG CATGGCCGGCTCTACTACCCAGATGAGGGAAATCAAAGCACCTATGACACTTTTGGAATGTACCTGTCGTCTCCGATGGGCTACGAGGATCCGTATCTGGATGAGCCGGTTCGTTATCCTGTGGTGAGCGAGAGGCAGGTGCTCAAACCCAATACCAACTACGTGGACTTCTACTCCACCACACGCAGGCCTTCATACAGAACTCAGCCCTACCCGGCCTCACCTGACTCATGGGTGTAG